One segment of Terriglobia bacterium DNA contains the following:
- a CDS encoding cytochrome c gives MKALIGTMAFALVMALAVPEQAQDAAALYKSKCQICHGPDGAGSAAGNKLGVKNLQSPEVQKQSDEELFEVAKKGKNKMPAYDKKLTDDQIKGLIKFIRTLK, from the coding sequence ATGAAAGCATTGATTGGCACGATGGCATTTGCGTTGGTGATGGCCCTGGCGGTCCCGGAGCAAGCCCAGGACGCCGCGGCGCTATACAAATCGAAATGCCAGATCTGCCATGGTCCTGACGGCGCGGGCAGCGCTGCCGGCAACAAACTGGGCGTGAAGAACCTGCAATCGCCCGAGGTCCAAAAACAGAGCGACGAGGAGCTTTTTGAAGTAGCCAAGAAGGGCAAGAACAAAATGCCGGCTTACGACAAGAAGCTCACTGATGATCAAATCAAGGGGCTGATCAAATTCATCCGTACCTTGAAGTAA
- a CDS encoding Rieske 2Fe-2S domain-containing protein codes for MSDQGNQPAVPGDAPVQRRRFVEVVLGSGFMATAAAFIYPVLRYLIPPRTIDVGSDSVVAARVGELKPNSGKIFHFGSRPGLLVLTADGEYRAMSATCTHLSCIVQYRADLRGPWCACHNGTYDLNGRNVSGPPPRPLESFEVQVRGEEVFVRRRREA; via the coding sequence ATGAGCGATCAGGGCAACCAACCCGCTGTTCCGGGAGACGCGCCAGTCCAGCGCAGACGCTTTGTGGAGGTGGTGCTGGGGAGCGGGTTCATGGCGACCGCCGCGGCTTTCATCTATCCTGTCCTGCGCTACCTGATTCCACCCCGCACCATTGACGTGGGCAGCGACTCGGTGGTGGCCGCGCGGGTGGGAGAGTTGAAGCCGAACAGCGGAAAGATCTTTCATTTCGGCAGCCGTCCTGGGCTGCTGGTCCTTACGGCGGATGGAGAATACCGCGCCATGTCCGCCACCTGTACCCATCTTTCCTGCATCGTGCAGTACCGGGCTGACCTGCGCGGACCCTGGTGCGCCTGCCACAACGGAACTTATGACTTGAATGGCCGCAATGTCTCCGGTCCCCCGCCGCGTCCCCTGGAGTCGTTTGAAGTCCAGGTCCGCGGTGAGGAGGTCTTTGTGAGACGGCGGCGGGAAGCCTGA
- a CDS encoding cytochrome bc complex cytochrome b subunit: MSPATVVRKWLDDRFNWDDLLAPFRKKTVPLHRLSYWYFLGGITLFLFVVQVLTGILLLLYYRPGPNEAFESVQYIMTQVKFGWLIRSIHSWSANLMVFTAFAHMFSVFFLKAYRRPRELTWLTGMVLLFLVLGFGFSGYLLPWNTLAFFATKVGTEITGQVPLIGKPLMIFLRGGDEVTGATLTRFFGFHVAVLPGIATLLVMLHLLLVQRLGISVPPKVDAEWIANPNARREMKFFPNFALREAIAWYIALGVLGALAAVFPWNLGVKADPFISAPAGIKPEWYFLFMFQTLKMIPSKVWFIDGEVLGVLAFGAAGAIWILLPFLERSARSRKWISGIGIFALAYIIGMTIYGYIAK, translated from the coding sequence ATGAGCCCTGCAACTGTAGTGCGCAAATGGCTGGATGACCGCTTCAATTGGGACGACCTGCTGGCGCCGTTCCGCAAGAAAACGGTCCCGCTCCACCGGTTATCCTACTGGTATTTTCTGGGGGGCATCACGCTCTTTCTGTTTGTGGTCCAGGTGCTGACCGGGATCCTGTTGTTGCTGTATTACCGCCCCGGACCCAATGAAGCTTTTGAGAGCGTCCAGTACATCATGACCCAGGTGAAATTCGGCTGGCTGATTCGCTCGATCCATTCATGGTCGGCCAACCTGATGGTCTTTACCGCGTTCGCCCACATGTTCAGCGTCTTCTTTCTCAAGGCGTACCGCAGACCCAGAGAGCTTACCTGGCTCACCGGCATGGTCCTGCTGTTCCTGGTTCTGGGCTTCGGCTTCAGTGGTTACCTGCTGCCCTGGAACACGCTGGCTTTCTTCGCCACAAAAGTAGGAACGGAGATTACCGGCCAGGTGCCGCTCATCGGGAAGCCGCTGATGATTTTCCTGCGCGGCGGCGATGAAGTCACCGGCGCAACGCTGACCCGTTTCTTTGGATTTCACGTCGCCGTCCTGCCGGGCATTGCGACGCTTCTCGTCATGCTCCACCTGCTTCTGGTGCAGCGTCTGGGCATCAGCGTGCCGCCCAAGGTGGACGCGGAATGGATCGCCAATCCCAACGCGCGTCGCGAGATGAAGTTCTTTCCCAACTTTGCCCTGCGTGAAGCCATCGCCTGGTACATCGCGCTGGGCGTGCTGGGGGCACTGGCGGCGGTCTTCCCCTGGAACCTGGGGGTGAAGGCGGACCCGTTCATCTCAGCGCCCGCGGGCATCAAGCCGGAATGGTATTTCCTCTTCATGTTCCAGACCCTGAAGATGATTCCGTCGAAAGTGTGGTTCATTGACGGAGAGGTGCTGGGTGTTCTGGCGTTCGGGGCAGCTGGCGCGATTTGGATCCTGCTTCCGTTCTTGGAGAGGTCGGCGCGCTCCCGCAAATGGATCAGCGGCATCGGCATATTTGCTCTGGCTTACATCATAGGTATGACCATTTATGGCTATATTGCAAAATAA
- a CDS encoding cytochrome c3 family protein, with the protein MAILQNKTRAVLRSSWLLLAGVLLVSVGLARAQANAPAKDQCLDCHSILPDNLGVTEEKFSQDIHAQKGLTCASCHGGDATSDDAEKAMSRKAGFKGHISRKQIPELCGSCHSNPDFMRKYKPGLRTDQLSQYHTSVHGKRLAAGDTNVAVCTDCHSVHDLRPPSDSRSTVNAANVAKTCSRCHSDAARMKDYKIPTSQFADYSKSVHYEALTVRGDLSAPNCATCHGNHGATPPGASSVVNVCSTCHVFQAQLFDESPHKQPFTSAGLPGCVTCHSNHNIQHPTDAFIGTGDEAVCTQCHVQGDAGFEAAGKIKSDLTHLAQSVDQADQILSQAEQSGMEVTDAKGDLVQTKDALTKARVSIHSFRVERVEADIKPGLAGAEKDYRAGQEALKERNFRRMGLGLSLIAIAIVVAGLLLYLRQIESGKPTTA; encoded by the coding sequence ATGGCTATATTGCAAAATAAGACGAGAGCTGTTCTCCGCTCTTCCTGGCTGCTGCTGGCGGGAGTCCTGCTAGTGTCCGTGGGCTTGGCCCGCGCGCAGGCCAACGCGCCGGCCAAAGACCAGTGTCTGGACTGCCACTCGATCTTGCCTGACAACCTGGGCGTGACGGAAGAGAAGTTCAGCCAGGACATCCACGCGCAAAAGGGCCTCACCTGCGCCTCATGCCACGGCGGCGACGCTACCAGCGACGATGCCGAGAAAGCCATGAGCCGCAAAGCCGGATTCAAGGGCCACATTAGCCGCAAGCAGATTCCGGAGCTGTGCGGAAGCTGCCATTCCAACCCGGACTTCATGCGCAAGTACAAACCCGGCCTGCGCACTGACCAACTGAGCCAATACCATACCAGCGTGCACGGCAAACGCCTGGCCGCGGGCGATACCAACGTTGCCGTTTGCACGGATTGCCACAGCGTGCATGATCTGCGGCCGCCCAGCGACTCGCGGTCAACGGTGAATGCCGCAAACGTGGCCAAGACCTGCTCGCGCTGCCACTCGGACGCGGCGCGCATGAAGGACTACAAGATCCCCACCAGCCAGTTTGCCGATTACAGCAAGAGCGTCCACTATGAGGCATTGACGGTGCGCGGCGATCTGAGCGCGCCCAACTGCGCCACTTGTCACGGCAATCACGGTGCAACGCCGCCGGGCGCCTCTTCCGTGGTCAACGTCTGTTCCACCTGCCACGTGTTCCAGGCGCAGCTTTTTGATGAGAGCCCCCACAAGCAGCCCTTTACCTCAGCTGGCCTGCCCGGCTGCGTGACTTGCCACAGCAACCACAACATCCAGCATCCCACCGATGCGTTTATCGGGACCGGCGATGAGGCGGTGTGCACACAATGTCATGTGCAGGGCGACGCGGGGTTTGAAGCTGCGGGCAAAATCAAGAGCGATCTAACGCACCTGGCGCAATCGGTTGACCAGGCAGACCAGATTCTGAGTCAGGCCGAACAATCGGGAATGGAAGTCACTGACGCCAAGGGTGACCTGGTGCAAACCAAGGACGCGCTTACCAAGGCGCGCGTGTCCATCCATAGTTTCCGTGTGGAACGCGTGGAGGCAGACATCAAGCCGGGTTTGGCAGGTGCGGAAAAGGATTACCGCGCGGGCCAGGAAGCTCTCAAAGAGAGGAACTTCCGGCGGATGGGACTGGGGCTCTCGCTGATCGCCATCGCCATTGTGGTGGCCGGCCTCTTGCTGTATCTCAGACAGATTGAGAGCGGAAAACCGACGACCGCCTAG